One window from the genome of Natronomonas pharaonis DSM 2160 encodes:
- a CDS encoding type 1 glutamine amidotransferase: MRPRIALLDASHNDPTTPRNFRRELDATVERFSVVDGEFPSTRRFDGLVVSGSRASVYWDEPWITATREWVRNAVADGLSALGICWGHQLLADALGGTVEPMGEYELGYRTVSHGGAGLFDGVPEEFTVFTTHSDAVTELPPGAELIATNDYGVHGFRHGNVYGLQSHPEYDPETAESVVRGKDHLPETRIERVCEEITPAAYERAQPAKRAFDNFLQVVERNRTRPTPQVADD, from the coding sequence ATGCGCCCCCGAATCGCGCTACTGGACGCTTCCCACAACGACCCGACGACCCCGCGGAACTTCCGCCGGGAGCTCGACGCTACTGTCGAGCGGTTCTCGGTGGTTGACGGCGAGTTCCCGTCGACGCGCCGGTTCGACGGACTGGTCGTGAGTGGGTCGCGGGCGTCCGTCTACTGGGACGAACCGTGGATTACAGCGACCCGCGAGTGGGTACGAAACGCCGTCGCCGACGGGCTGTCGGCGCTTGGCATCTGTTGGGGGCACCAGCTGCTCGCGGACGCTCTGGGCGGCACCGTCGAGCCGATGGGTGAATACGAACTCGGCTATCGGACTGTCAGCCACGGCGGTGCCGGTCTCTTCGACGGCGTCCCCGAGGAGTTTACGGTCTTTACGACCCACTCCGACGCGGTCACCGAACTCCCGCCGGGGGCCGAACTCATCGCGACAAACGACTACGGGGTCCATGGCTTCCGGCACGGGAACGTCTACGGCCTCCAATCCCATCCGGAGTACGACCCTGAGACCGCCGAATCGGTCGTCCGCGGAAAGGACCACCTCCCGGAGACGCGAATCGAGCGGGTCTGTGAGGAGATTACGCCGGCAGCCTACGAACGGGCACAGCCGGCAAAACGGGCCTTCGACAACTTCCTGCAGGTGGTCGAGCGAAACCGAACCCGACCGACGCCGCAGGTGGCCGACGACTAG
- a CDS encoding DUF7563 family protein — protein MPECQNCGAFVTAAYARVFTPNGVENPRVCPQCEDKIRDGSDVREARSTRRT, from the coding sequence ATGCCGGAATGTCAGAACTGCGGCGCGTTCGTGACGGCAGCGTACGCTCGGGTTTTCACGCCAAACGGAGTCGAGAACCCGCGCGTCTGTCCACAGTGTGAAGACAAGATTCGCGACGGCTCGGACGTTCGCGAAGCCCGTTCTACCCGTCGAACCTGA
- the rpiA gene encoding ribose-5-phosphate isomerase RpiA, with the protein MKQSGGTEAQKRRAGKQAADAVEDGMVVGLGTGSTAAASIRELGQRVEEGLDIRGIPTSYQSRQLAREADIPLTTLEEATPDVAIDGADQVAAGDLIKGGGAAHAREKLVDAAADRFLVVADETKLSPTLDIPVPVEVLPDAAPVVQRQVAALGGEPTLRAAERKDGPVVTDNGNLVIDCAFGEIAEPAALAEELSALPGAVEHGLFVGLADEILVGTDDGVDVR; encoded by the coding sequence ATGAAGCAGTCCGGGGGTACGGAGGCACAGAAGCGTCGTGCCGGGAAACAGGCGGCGGACGCGGTCGAGGACGGGATGGTCGTCGGACTCGGGACCGGCTCGACGGCCGCGGCATCGATACGCGAACTCGGCCAGCGGGTCGAGGAAGGACTCGACATCCGCGGCATCCCGACCTCCTACCAGTCCCGACAGCTCGCACGGGAGGCCGACATTCCGCTCACGACGCTGGAGGAGGCGACCCCTGACGTTGCCATCGATGGTGCCGACCAAGTCGCCGCCGGAGACCTGATAAAGGGCGGCGGCGCGGCACACGCCAGAGAGAAACTCGTCGATGCGGCCGCAGACCGGTTTCTTGTCGTCGCCGACGAGACGAAGCTGTCGCCGACGCTCGATATCCCCGTCCCGGTCGAAGTGCTGCCGGATGCCGCGCCGGTCGTCCAGCGACAGGTGGCGGCCCTCGGCGGCGAGCCGACGCTCCGGGCCGCAGAGCGAAAAGACGGCCCGGTTGTGACCGACAACGGGAACCTCGTCATCGACTGCGCGTTCGGCGAGATAGCGGAGCCGGCGGCGCTGGCCGAAGAGCTATCGGCGCTGCCGGGGGCTGTCGAGCACGGGCTCTTCGTTGGCCTCGCCGACGAGATACTCGTCGGCACCGACGACGGCGTCGACGTACGATAG
- a CDS encoding aminotransferase class V-fold PLP-dependent enzyme, with protein sequence MEFDELRADIPAAASHVYLNTGASGPSPRRVVEAVNDAQRRQEFDAGATNHYETAAEIRETARETVAGYLGCSADSIALVESTGDGISRVANAIEWSAGDRVVRTDLEHPSGVLPWRRREEQGVDVDVLSCPDGRLPMDAYREAVEDAAVVCLSSESWLHGTRLAVEEAVDIAHAAGALVVVDAVQTVGQHPVDVREWGADVVCASGHKWLLGPWGAGFLYVDPDALETFRPRHIGYRSVTDPTGDGLEYAPDATRFGVSTGAVAPYAGLVEAIETFEEIGFDAIEAEIERLTDRLKDRLGDRLVSPTDYESGLVAFEVAEPASFVERAADAGIVVRDLPNGAARASIHAFNTDDDIDALAALL encoded by the coding sequence ATGGAGTTCGACGAGCTTCGGGCGGACATCCCGGCCGCAGCGTCTCACGTCTATCTCAACACCGGCGCGAGCGGGCCGAGCCCGCGTCGCGTCGTAGAGGCCGTCAACGACGCACAGCGACGCCAGGAGTTCGACGCCGGGGCGACAAACCACTACGAGACCGCCGCGGAGATACGGGAAACCGCCCGTGAAACGGTCGCCGGCTATCTCGGGTGCTCGGCAGACAGCATCGCACTCGTCGAGTCGACCGGCGACGGCATCAGCCGGGTCGCAAACGCTATCGAGTGGTCGGCGGGTGACCGCGTCGTCCGCACCGACCTCGAACACCCGTCTGGGGTGCTCCCGTGGCGGCGACGTGAGGAACAAGGCGTCGACGTAGACGTACTCTCCTGTCCGGACGGCCGACTGCCGATGGATGCATACCGCGAGGCTGTCGAGGACGCGGCTGTCGTCTGTCTCAGTTCCGAAAGTTGGCTCCACGGCACGCGGCTCGCCGTCGAGGAGGCGGTCGACATCGCCCACGCGGCCGGTGCGCTCGTCGTCGTCGATGCCGTCCAAACGGTCGGCCAGCATCCGGTTGATGTCCGCGAGTGGGGTGCCGACGTGGTCTGTGCTTCGGGCCACAAGTGGCTGCTCGGGCCGTGGGGAGCCGGCTTTCTCTACGTCGACCCGGACGCGCTTGAGACGTTCCGGCCGCGGCACATCGGCTACCGGAGCGTCACCGACCCGACAGGTGACGGGCTGGAGTACGCTCCAGACGCAACCCGGTTCGGCGTCTCGACGGGCGCTGTCGCCCCGTATGCGGGGCTCGTCGAGGCTATCGAAACGTTCGAAGAAATCGGCTTCGACGCCATCGAGGCCGAAATCGAACGGCTAACCGACCGGCTGAAAGACCGACTCGGCGACCGGCTTGTCTCGCCGACCGACTACGAGTCCGGGCTGGTCGCCTTCGAGGTCGCGGAGCCGGCGTCGTTCGTCGAGCGCGCCGCCGACGCCGGTATCGTTGTCCGCGACCTTCCCAACGGGGCGGCCCGGGCGTCAATCCACGCGTTCAACACCGACGACGATATCGACGCGCTGGCGGCGCTGCTCTGA
- a CDS encoding alpha/beta fold hydrolase, whose amino-acid sequence MPTVTTDDTTLYYERSDHDGPTVAFIPDVGFGPWVWGWQAPSLSGRYETLIYAQRGTDGSDVAGPYTIDRLAADLEAVLADAGVRRVHLVGAGLGAMVALRYGHAYSRARSLSLFGAAADGDRIDAEALEALHPADQTRYRESLSLAFTDRFLVETGATDDIVEWRRAEDATGEALAGHREAALSFEARPLYEFSLPTLVCHGVDDPVVPQAAGEALAKDLPHGRFEPVEGKRCCYIEQSVAVTDALDGFIDAVDADAQ is encoded by the coding sequence ATGCCGACGGTTACGACAGACGACACGACGCTCTACTACGAACGGTCTGACCACGACGGTCCGACCGTCGCATTCATCCCCGATGTCGGGTTCGGGCCGTGGGTGTGGGGCTGGCAGGCCCCGTCGCTTTCGGGACGATATGAGACACTCATCTACGCACAGCGCGGCACGGACGGCTCTGATGTCGCCGGCCCGTACACAATCGACCGGCTGGCGGCCGACCTTGAGGCGGTGCTCGCCGATGCTGGCGTCCGGCGTGTCCACCTCGTCGGTGCCGGCCTCGGTGCGATGGTTGCGCTCCGATACGGGCACGCATACAGCCGGGCGCGGTCGCTTTCGCTCTTTGGAGCGGCGGCCGACGGCGACCGAATCGATGCCGAGGCGCTGGAGGCGCTCCATCCGGCTGACCAGACCCGGTATCGGGAGTCGCTGTCGCTGGCCTTCACCGACCGGTTTCTCGTCGAAACCGGCGCGACAGACGACATTGTCGAGTGGCGGCGGGCGGAGGACGCGACCGGCGAGGCGCTGGCCGGCCACCGTGAGGCGGCGCTGTCCTTCGAGGCGCGGCCACTCTACGAGTTCTCGCTGCCGACGCTCGTCTGCCACGGTGTCGACGACCCTGTTGTCCCACAGGCGGCCGGCGAGGCGCTCGCCAAGGACCTCCCCCACGGCCGCTTCGAGCCGGTCGAGGGCAAGCGGTGCTGCTACATCGAGCAGTCTGTCGCGGTGACAGACGCGCTCGACGGATTCATCGACGCTGTGGACGCTGACGCCCAATAA
- a CDS encoding efflux RND transporter permease subunit: MSGGVTDRIADEISDHPGRVTALFLIVTVLLLPGVFLMETDPGTERFIEGVDEADTLEDVTLRFESTFGPNEPSTQLIQTEDNVLTRSALATQLEVLEELHDRERLRVTDTMAAAPLVAEEIDPQANTPREQREVVEAATQQEIHDAVRALSDDPVFTSLTSEDLNPAAGEASATIVVVTHALPTDDDDQLMNLQHDVAETVGQVDETILVFGQGVLESEFQAIVYDSLAIVVPATILLILGLLLAAYRDPFDLVLGTAALVMTIVWTFGFAGYIGLPFNQLLIAVPILLLAIGIDFGIHMIDRYREHRLAGGAIRESMEYAAGHLLVAYGIIAGTTVVGFAANVTSELEPVQEFGIVAGLGMTFTLFIFGVFLPAAKVWLDERRDAFDLPSFGSDPIATEESALGRILKLGAVPARRVPVVFVVATLLVTAALGGYGAGVDTSFEEDDFLPPEEMPGYVEWLPEVLQPSEYTVAESVTVIEEEFAAGDDDTITIRLRGELTADDALQRLVRVEEDPPETFVETDGSAESRSILVPMALAAREDPTLAAMISRNDRTGDDIPNRNIDAIYDEVFDSPYGGMAEEYLTTDRDEARIVIEVRSEAAIEDVSDDARSFAERYRGDATATGQILVYQAVADAVFESAVQSFLTAIAVAGGMIILLYHLLFRRPLLGASTLVPITVTVCLLTATMRWLGIPFNALTATILSISIGLGVDYTVHFTHRYHEERETSDPVAAVTTTLRGTGGALTGTMLTTTIGLGALVLAVTPILGQFGLLTALSIVYSYLTTHILLPPFLIVLERFERG; this comes from the coding sequence GTGAGCGGGGGTGTCACCGACCGAATCGCCGACGAAATCTCCGACCACCCTGGGCGGGTCACGGCGCTGTTCCTCATTGTGACCGTGCTTTTGCTCCCCGGCGTCTTCCTTATGGAGACCGACCCGGGGACCGAACGGTTCATCGAGGGGGTCGACGAGGCCGACACGCTCGAAGATGTGACCCTCCGCTTCGAGTCGACGTTCGGCCCCAACGAGCCGTCGACACAGCTCATCCAGACCGAAGACAACGTGCTCACCCGGTCGGCGCTGGCGACACAACTGGAGGTTCTCGAGGAGTTACACGACCGCGAGCGGCTCCGGGTGACGGACACGATGGCGGCGGCCCCGCTCGTTGCCGAGGAGATAGACCCGCAGGCGAACACCCCGAGAGAGCAACGTGAAGTGGTCGAGGCGGCGACACAGCAGGAGATACACGATGCGGTCCGCGCCTTGTCCGACGACCCAGTGTTTACGTCACTCACAAGCGAGGACCTCAATCCGGCCGCTGGCGAGGCGTCGGCGACCATCGTCGTCGTCACGCATGCCCTCCCGACTGACGACGACGACCAGCTTATGAACCTTCAGCACGATGTCGCCGAGACGGTCGGCCAGGTCGACGAGACGATACTCGTCTTCGGGCAGGGGGTCCTCGAAAGCGAGTTTCAGGCCATCGTCTACGACTCCCTTGCCATCGTCGTCCCCGCGACGATACTGCTGATTCTCGGATTGCTGTTGGCCGCCTATCGGGACCCCTTCGACCTCGTGTTGGGGACGGCGGCGCTCGTCATGACCATCGTCTGGACGTTCGGCTTCGCCGGTTACATCGGGCTCCCGTTCAACCAGCTCCTCATCGCGGTTCCGATTCTCCTCCTCGCTATCGGCATCGACTTCGGCATCCACATGATAGACCGCTACCGCGAACACCGGCTGGCGGGCGGTGCCATCCGGGAGTCGATGGAGTACGCCGCCGGCCACCTGCTTGTCGCCTACGGCATCATCGCCGGCACGACCGTCGTCGGCTTCGCGGCGAACGTCACGAGCGAACTCGAACCGGTACAGGAGTTCGGCATCGTCGCCGGTCTCGGGATGACGTTCACGCTTTTCATTTTCGGTGTGTTCTTGCCCGCTGCGAAGGTCTGGCTCGACGAGCGCCGAGACGCGTTCGACCTGCCGTCGTTCGGCTCCGACCCGATAGCGACTGAGGAGTCGGCGCTCGGCCGCATACTCAAGCTCGGGGCCGTGCCGGCGCGACGCGTGCCGGTGGTGTTTGTCGTCGCTACACTCCTCGTTACCGCCGCCCTCGGCGGGTACGGGGCTGGTGTCGACACGAGCTTCGAGGAAGACGACTTCCTGCCGCCGGAGGAGATGCCGGGCTACGTCGAGTGGCTCCCCGAGGTGTTACAGCCATCGGAGTACACCGTCGCCGAGTCGGTAACCGTCATCGAAGAGGAGTTCGCGGCCGGCGACGACGACACGATTACGATACGCTTACGCGGCGAGTTGACAGCCGATGACGCCCTCCAGCGGCTCGTTCGCGTCGAGGAGGACCCGCCGGAGACGTTCGTCGAGACCGATGGCAGCGCCGAGAGCCGGTCGATACTCGTGCCGATGGCGCTGGCCGCCCGCGAGGACCCGACGCTGGCGGCGATGATTTCCCGCAACGACCGGACCGGCGACGACATTCCCAACCGGAACATCGACGCCATCTACGACGAAGTCTTCGACTCGCCCTACGGCGGCATGGCCGAAGAGTACCTCACCACGGACCGCGATGAAGCCCGCATCGTCATCGAAGTCCGAAGTGAGGCGGCAATCGAAGATGTCTCGGATGACGCCCGCTCGTTCGCCGAACGCTACCGGGGTGACGCGACGGCGACCGGGCAGATTCTGGTCTATCAGGCCGTCGCTGACGCCGTCTTCGAGTCGGCGGTCCAGAGCTTCCTGACGGCCATCGCCGTCGCCGGCGGGATGATTATCCTCCTGTATCATCTCCTGTTCCGAAGGCCCCTGCTGGGTGCCTCGACGCTGGTGCCGATTACGGTCACCGTCTGTCTTCTGACGGCGACGATGCGGTGGCTCGGCATCCCGTTTAACGCCCTGACAGCGACGATTCTCTCGATTTCTATCGGTCTTGGCGTCGACTACACCGTCCACTTCACACACCGGTACCACGAGGAACGCGAGACGAGCGACCCGGTCGCGGCCGTCACAACGACGCTCCGTGGAACCGGCGGTGCGCTCACCGGGACGATGCTGACGACGACTATCGGACTCGGGGCGCTCGTGTTGGCCGTGACGCCGATTCTCGGTCAGTTCGGCCTGCTGACCGCCCTGAGTATCGTCTACTCGTATCTGACGACACACATCCTGCTGCCGCCGTTCCTCATCGTCTTGGAGCGCTTCGAGCGCGGCTGA